One Setaria viridis chromosome 5, Setaria_viridis_v4.0, whole genome shotgun sequence genomic region harbors:
- the LOC117855721 gene encoding ribose-phosphate pyrophosphokinase 3, chloroplastic, which yields MATAASASPGALGAKTPARGPSPTKPGPFARPSSSRRASGRLRASLHLGGAGAALSSSAASAASAANGSGLHAPPAIAPLALPKMTGARGTHKSILLFYCEEMRDLAKQVVARNDDIELRSISWRTFADGFPNLFISNAHSIRGRHVAFLASFSSPNVIFEQLSIIYALPKLFISSFTLILPFFPTGTSERMEDEGDVATAFTLARILSHIPISRGGPSSLVIFDIHALQERFYFGDSVLPCFESGIPLLKSRLQELPDSHNITIAFPDDGAWKRFYKQLQHFPMVVCNKVREGDQRIVRIKEGDPSGRHVVIVDDLVQSGGTLIECQKVLAAHGAAKVSAYVTHGIFPNNSWEKFQHDNGEGPEHGLSHFWLTDSCPQTVKAVKDRRPFEILSLAGPIASALQI from the exons ATGGCaacggccgcctccgcctcccccggcGCGCTGGGCGCCAAGACCCCCGCGCGGGGGCCGAGCCCGACCAAGCCGGGCCCATTCGCgaggccctcctcctcccggcgcgCCTCCGGCAGGCTCCGCGCCAGCCTccacctcggcggcgccggcgcggccctcagcagcagcgccgcgtccgccgcctccgccgccaacgGCAGCGGCCTCCACGCGCCCCCCGCGAtcgcgccgctcgccctgcCCAAGATGACCGGCGCCAGGGGGACCCACAAGAGCATCCTGCTCTTCTACTGCGAGGAGATGCGGGACCTCGCCAAGCAGGTGGTCGCGCGGAACGACGACATCGAGCTGCGCTCCATCTCCTGGAG GACATTTGCTGATGGATTCCCAAATTTGTTCATCTCGAATGCCCATAGCATTCGTGGGCGGCATGTTGCTTTTTTAGCATCATTTAGCTCGCCCAATGTCATATTTGAGCAACTATCTATCATATATGCTCTGCCAAAGCTGTTTATTTCTTCGTTTACTCTTATACTCCCgttttttccaaccgggacttcTGAGAGAATGGAAGATGAAGGAGATGTTGCAACCGCGTTCACACTTGCCAGAATTTTGTCACATATACCAATATCACGAGGTGGACCTTCGAGTTTAGTGATTTTTGATATCCATGCTTTGCAG GAGAGATTCTACTTTGGAGACTCAGTCTTACCATGTTTTGAGAGTGGTATCCCCTTGCTAAAAAGTAGGCTTCAGGAGCTGCCGGATTCCCATAAC ATAACCATAGCATTTCCAGATGATGGTGCATGGAAGCGCTTCTATAAGCAACTTCAACATTTTCCCATG GTTGTATGTAACAAAGTTAGAGAAGGGGATCAGAGAATTGTACGGATAAAAGAGGGAGATCCTAGTGGCCGTCATGTTGTTATAGTCGATGACTTGGTGCAGTCTGGTGGTACTCTGATTGAGTGCCag AAAGTACTGGCAGCTCATGGAGCAGCAAAGGTCAGTGCATATGTGACACATGGCATTTTCCCCAATAACTCATGGGAGAAATTTCAGCATGATAATGGAG AGGGTCCAGAGCATGGCCTGAGCCACTTTTGGCTTACCGATTCATGCCCTCAAACTGTCAAGGCGGTGAAGGACAGGCGGCCATTTGAAATTCTAAGCCTGGCTGGACCTATTGCTTCTGCTCTTCAGATCTAG
- the LOC117855856 gene encoding B3 domain-containing protein Os01g0723500 isoform X3: protein MPAAERRSPLAAGERRPHFFKVLMGDFKKRLIPPDFCKHIPWEASRKARTLKEASMAATLEGPSGQTWLVVIRRSAEGTFFTSGWPKFVRDQALRELEFLVFRYDGDTHFTAMVFDTTACEREDLLLGGDPRRRRESKKRGHAAKGPSRDAKRTRKDSSVGKEMVPYRATPGDRQLQVACSNWTPEPAAGAVKTEVEDADELALCVVIPAPTPPPQPQQDDPAPTRRRGPQPQEDGGAVKTRSIHEHPQAAAAALAAAAENIPASVRRYKGYVSRRRPVTGAERQRAMELAYAFRSSLPYCVVRMSTMHVYYSFMMRFPTGFSRQHLPRERTDVVLRDPGGKAWVVLYIPNTRDRLSRGWCAFARGNCLEEGDYCVFELVGAAEFRVHVFRVAEPPVPAVRLRERLA, encoded by the exons ATGCCGGCCGCGGAGAGGCGGTCGCCGTTGGCGGCGGGTGAGAGGCGGCCGCACTTCTTCAAGGTGCTCATGGGCGACTTCAAGAAGCGCCTG ATCCCGCCGGACTTCTGCAAGCACATCCCCTGGGAGGCGTCGAGGAAGGCGAGGACCCTGAAGGAGGCGTCCATGGCGGCGACCCTGGAGGGGCCCAGCGGGCAGACGTGGCTGGTGGTCATCCGCCGGTCCGCCGAGGGCACCTTCTTCACCTCGGGCTGGCCCAAGTTCGTGCGGGACCAGGCGCTGCGGGAGCTCGAGTTCCTCGTCTTCCGCTACGACGGCGACACGCACTTCACCGCCATGGTGTTCGACACCACGGCCTGCGAGCGGGAGGACCTGCTGCTCGGCGGcgacccacgccgccgccgggagagcAAGAAGCGGGGCCACGCGGCGAAGGGCCCTTCGCGTGATGCCAAGCGCACGCGCAAGGATTCCTCTGTTGGGAAGGAGATGGTGCCATACCGTGCGACGCCAGGTGATCGACAGCTGCAGGTTGCATGCTCCAATTGGACGCCGGAACCGG CAGCTGGCGCGGTCAAGACCGAGGTAGAGgacgccgacgagctggcgCTGTGCGTGGTGATCCCCGCGCcaactccgccgccgcagccgcagcaggaCGACCCCGCGCCGACGCGCCGCCGGGGGCCCCAGCCACAGGAAGACGGCGGCGCGGTGAAGACGCGGAGCATCCACGAGCacccgcaggcggcggcggcggcgctcgcggccgccgccgagaaCATCCCGGCGTCCGTCCGGCGCTACAAGGGGTACGtctcccggcgccgccccgtGACGGGCGCCGAGCGGCAGCGCGCCATGGAGCTCGCGTACGCGTTCCGGTCGTCGCTGCCGTACTGCGTCGTCCGCATGAGCACCATGCACGTCTACTACTCCTTCATGATG AGGTTCCCGACGGGGTTCTCGCGGCAGCACCTGCCGCGGGAGCGCACGGACGTGGTGCTCCGGGACCCGGGCGGCAAGGCGTGGGTGGTGCTCTACATCCCCAACACGAGGGACCGGCTGTCGCGCGGGTGGTGCGCCTTCGCGCGCGGCAACTGCCTGGAGGAAGGGGACTACTGCGTCTTcgagctcgtcggcgccgccgagtTCCGCGTCCACGTCTTCCGCGTCGCCGAGCCGCCCGTGCCGGCGGTCAGGCTCCGGGAGCGACTCGCCTGA
- the LOC117855720 gene encoding B3 domain-containing protein Os03g0120900 — MEDQRRPRFFKVIVGDFTRRMEIPRGFLCHVPEERRRAPGATVASSATVILKNAEGKTWLVELEEIDGRVFLTSGWSKFVEGNCLGQGEFLVFEYDGNIHFRVSVFGANAVEKAVWPSASGAPPTGNLGGGEQPCDISPSSKRRHSGDELTETVKSLMRSHAQTVTTQRSTQGDEHISAQDTICFLDPHEVGCSKDELETSLSQKEPMEDDKAKAIVEVMRTLHVDKLTVELFCATLCLYKWKVEAAAEDINICRGKPQILEQSLKQKLVLQFDFVKSQLRHFFPPDVDSERIKKNNLEGPNLSNQPLQCDLTVAPVKRRLVDEHKSCDLSHQHKRKTVKLQRGSPQPQTPRRSPRLAHLNNTCNNTNEVLKERAEGLKPPQAAKDQVKDRVHKAHSLHEKPDNSLKAVREETTGSLSQDLRKLDPPQCEVGLSKENEHDQGETRKFLDHSNDRKNSEEQMEINGVGTSELFMSTDCIESSPNNSGLTAYSRINELSFTWKHSQHANPIEKILLDIQRGNFVNTITHIQKVIQDDPSNVLSADVIGAVVQIGLLKCDLCLQDRNARKIVNALLEYAKKVREKHNFSIEMRKEEFSAKLQDLLKWQLKELETTYTSLESDYKKATTDSTISFSTLEEHRKKLHAIKDGMKDSQQALMIREDEIQKLAHKVAEHETICQKSLLEKVRVKTALNSYQKTLGDVKEQLASTEPGFVDVDALVKVEMDNMSTEIQLSKGILLNINFEKE, encoded by the exons ATGGAAGACCAGAGGAGGCCTCGCTTCTTCAAGGTCATCGTCGGCGACTTCACGCGCCGCATG GAGATCCCTCGAGGCTTCCTCTGCCATGTTCCAGAGGAGAGGCGCAGAGCACCTGGTGCTACAGTGGCGTCATCTGCTACAGTCATACTTAAGAATGCTGAAGGGAAGACCTGGCTTGTTGAGCTGGAGGAAATTGATGGCCGCGTGTTTCTGACCAGTGGGTGGTCAAAGTTTGTGGAGGGCAACTGTTTAGGGCAGGGCGAATTCCTTGTCTTCGAATACGATGGGAACATACATTTCAGGGTCTCGGTTTTTGGTGCGAATGCTGTTGAGAAAGCAGTTTGGCCTTCAGCAAGTGGTGCCCCACCTACTGGGAATTTGGGAGGAGGAGAACAACCATGTGATATCTCCCCTTCTAGTAAGAGGAGACATAGTGGCGATGAATTAACAGAGACAGTTAAGAGTCTCATGCGTAGTCACGCACAG ACAGTTACCACACAAAGAAGCACTCAAGGGGATGAACATATTTCAGCCCAGGACACAATTTGTTTCCTTGACCCACATGAAGTAGGCTGTTCCAAAGATGAGTTGGAGACATCCTTGTCACAGAAGGAGCCAATGGAGGATGATAAAGCTAAAGCAATTGTTGAAGTAATGAGAACTTTACATGTTGACAAATTGACAGTTGAATTATTCTGTGCTACACTCTGTTTGTATAAATGGAAAGTTGAGGCGGCTGCAGAAGATATAAATATTTGTAGGGGCAAACCACAAATTCTGGAGCAATCTCTAAAGCAGAAACTTGTTTTGCAGT TTGACTTTGTAAAGAGTCAACTACGACACTTCTTCCCTCCAGATGTTGATTCTGAGAGAATCAAGAAGAACAATCTTGAGGGGCCTAACTTGTCTAACCAACCACTACAGTGTGACCTGACTGTGGCACCAGTGAAGCGAAGGCTAGTTGATGAACATAAATCTTGTGATTTGTCTCACCAACATAAGAGGAAAACAGTTAAGTTGCAGCGAGGCTCACCCCAACCTCAAACACCAAGAAGATCACCACGATTGGCACACCTGAACAATACTTGCAACAACACAAATGAAGTGTTGAAAGAAAGAGCTGAAGGGCTCAAACCACCACAAGCTGCAAAAGATcaggtcaaggatagggtacaTAAAGCACACTCGCTTCATGAGAAACCAGATAATTCCTTGAAAGCAGTTCGTGAGGAAACAACAG GTTCCTTATCTCAGGACCTCAGGAAACTGGATCCCCCACAGTGTGAGGTTGGCTTAAGTAAAGAGAATGAACATGATCAAGGAGAAACTAGAAAATTTTTGGATCACAGCAATGATAGAAAGAACAGTGAAGAACAAATGGAAATAAATGGCGTGGGGACTTCTGAGTTGTTCATGAGTACAGATTGCATAGAGTCATCACCAAATAACTCTGGGTTGACAGCATATTCAAGAATAAATGAGCTATCATTTACGTGGAAGCACTCACAACATGCCAATCCCATCGAGAAAATTTTACTTGACATTCAAAGGGGCAACTTTGTGAACACCATCACACATATCCAGAAAGTCATCCAGGATGATCCTTCGAATGTGCTGAGTGCAGATGTAATTGGAGCTGTTGTGCAGATAGGATTGCTGAAATGTGATTTATGCCTTCAGGATAGGAATGCCCGAAAGATAGTGAATGCATTGTTGGAGTATGCTAAAAAGGTTAGGGAAAAACATAATTTCAGTATTGAAATGAGGAAGGAAGAGTTCTCTGCAAAGCTACAGGATCTCTTAAAGTGGCAGCTTAAAGAGCTAGAAACTACATACACTTCCTTGGAATCAGATTACAAGAAAGCAACAACTGATTCTACCATTTCCTTCTCTACATTGGAAGAACACAGGAAAAAGTTGCATGCCATTAAGGATGGTATGAAGGACTCACAGCAGGCTTTGATGATTAGGGAGGATGAAATTCAAAAGTTGGCACATAAAGTCGCTGAGCATGAGACTATATGTCAGAAGTCTTTATTGGAAAAGGTAAGGGTTAAGACGGCTCTGAATAGCTATCAGAAGACTCTTGGTGATGTAAAAGAGCAGCTCGCCTCCACTGAACCTGGGTTCGTTGATGTAGATGCATTGGTTAAGGTAGAGATGGATAATATGAGTACGGAGATTCAGCTTTCCAAGGGAATTCTTCTAAACATCAACTTCGAGAAAGAGTAA
- the LOC117855856 gene encoding B3 domain-containing protein Os01g0723500 isoform X2, translated as MPAAERRSPLAAGERRPHFFKVLMGDFKKRLKIPPDFCKHIPWEASRKARTLKEASMAATLEGPSGQTWLVVIRRSAEGTFFTSGWPKFVRDQALRELEFLVFRYDGDTHFTAMVFDTTACEREDLLLGGDPRRRRESKKRGHAAKGPSRDAKRTRKDSSVGKEMVPYRATPGDRQLQVACSNWTPEPAGAVKTEVEDADELALCVVIPAPTPPPQPQQDDPAPTRRRGPQPQEDGGAVKTRSIHEHPQAAAAALAAAAENIPASVRRYKGYVSRRRPVTGAERQRAMELAYAFRSSLPYCVVRMSTMHVYYSFMMRFPTGFSRQHLPRERTDVVLRDPGGKAWVVLYIPNTRDRLSRGWCAFARGNCLEEGDYCVFELVGAAEFRVHVFRVAEPPVPAVRLRERLA; from the exons ATGCCGGCCGCGGAGAGGCGGTCGCCGTTGGCGGCGGGTGAGAGGCGGCCGCACTTCTTCAAGGTGCTCATGGGCGACTTCAAGAAGCGCCTG AAGATCCCGCCGGACTTCTGCAAGCACATCCCCTGGGAGGCGTCGAGGAAGGCGAGGACCCTGAAGGAGGCGTCCATGGCGGCGACCCTGGAGGGGCCCAGCGGGCAGACGTGGCTGGTGGTCATCCGCCGGTCCGCCGAGGGCACCTTCTTCACCTCGGGCTGGCCCAAGTTCGTGCGGGACCAGGCGCTGCGGGAGCTCGAGTTCCTCGTCTTCCGCTACGACGGCGACACGCACTTCACCGCCATGGTGTTCGACACCACGGCCTGCGAGCGGGAGGACCTGCTGCTCGGCGGcgacccacgccgccgccgggagagcAAGAAGCGGGGCCACGCGGCGAAGGGCCCTTCGCGTGATGCCAAGCGCACGCGCAAGGATTCCTCTGTTGGGAAGGAGATGGTGCCATACCGTGCGACGCCAGGTGATCGACAGCTGCAGGTTGCATGCTCCAATTGGACGCCGGAACCGG CTGGCGCGGTCAAGACCGAGGTAGAGgacgccgacgagctggcgCTGTGCGTGGTGATCCCCGCGCcaactccgccgccgcagccgcagcaggaCGACCCCGCGCCGACGCGCCGCCGGGGGCCCCAGCCACAGGAAGACGGCGGCGCGGTGAAGACGCGGAGCATCCACGAGCacccgcaggcggcggcggcggcgctcgcggccgccgccgagaaCATCCCGGCGTCCGTCCGGCGCTACAAGGGGTACGtctcccggcgccgccccgtGACGGGCGCCGAGCGGCAGCGCGCCATGGAGCTCGCGTACGCGTTCCGGTCGTCGCTGCCGTACTGCGTCGTCCGCATGAGCACCATGCACGTCTACTACTCCTTCATGATG AGGTTCCCGACGGGGTTCTCGCGGCAGCACCTGCCGCGGGAGCGCACGGACGTGGTGCTCCGGGACCCGGGCGGCAAGGCGTGGGTGGTGCTCTACATCCCCAACACGAGGGACCGGCTGTCGCGCGGGTGGTGCGCCTTCGCGCGCGGCAACTGCCTGGAGGAAGGGGACTACTGCGTCTTcgagctcgtcggcgccgccgagtTCCGCGTCCACGTCTTCCGCGTCGCCGAGCCGCCCGTGCCGGCGGTCAGGCTCCGGGAGCGACTCGCCTGA
- the LOC117855856 gene encoding B3 domain-containing protein Os01g0723500 isoform X1, with protein MPAAERRSPLAAGERRPHFFKVLMGDFKKRLKIPPDFCKHIPWEASRKARTLKEASMAATLEGPSGQTWLVVIRRSAEGTFFTSGWPKFVRDQALRELEFLVFRYDGDTHFTAMVFDTTACEREDLLLGGDPRRRRESKKRGHAAKGPSRDAKRTRKDSSVGKEMVPYRATPGDRQLQVACSNWTPEPAAGAVKTEVEDADELALCVVIPAPTPPPQPQQDDPAPTRRRGPQPQEDGGAVKTRSIHEHPQAAAAALAAAAENIPASVRRYKGYVSRRRPVTGAERQRAMELAYAFRSSLPYCVVRMSTMHVYYSFMMRFPTGFSRQHLPRERTDVVLRDPGGKAWVVLYIPNTRDRLSRGWCAFARGNCLEEGDYCVFELVGAAEFRVHVFRVAEPPVPAVRLRERLA; from the exons ATGCCGGCCGCGGAGAGGCGGTCGCCGTTGGCGGCGGGTGAGAGGCGGCCGCACTTCTTCAAGGTGCTCATGGGCGACTTCAAGAAGCGCCTG AAGATCCCGCCGGACTTCTGCAAGCACATCCCCTGGGAGGCGTCGAGGAAGGCGAGGACCCTGAAGGAGGCGTCCATGGCGGCGACCCTGGAGGGGCCCAGCGGGCAGACGTGGCTGGTGGTCATCCGCCGGTCCGCCGAGGGCACCTTCTTCACCTCGGGCTGGCCCAAGTTCGTGCGGGACCAGGCGCTGCGGGAGCTCGAGTTCCTCGTCTTCCGCTACGACGGCGACACGCACTTCACCGCCATGGTGTTCGACACCACGGCCTGCGAGCGGGAGGACCTGCTGCTCGGCGGcgacccacgccgccgccgggagagcAAGAAGCGGGGCCACGCGGCGAAGGGCCCTTCGCGTGATGCCAAGCGCACGCGCAAGGATTCCTCTGTTGGGAAGGAGATGGTGCCATACCGTGCGACGCCAGGTGATCGACAGCTGCAGGTTGCATGCTCCAATTGGACGCCGGAACCGG CAGCTGGCGCGGTCAAGACCGAGGTAGAGgacgccgacgagctggcgCTGTGCGTGGTGATCCCCGCGCcaactccgccgccgcagccgcagcaggaCGACCCCGCGCCGACGCGCCGCCGGGGGCCCCAGCCACAGGAAGACGGCGGCGCGGTGAAGACGCGGAGCATCCACGAGCacccgcaggcggcggcggcggcgctcgcggccgccgccgagaaCATCCCGGCGTCCGTCCGGCGCTACAAGGGGTACGtctcccggcgccgccccgtGACGGGCGCCGAGCGGCAGCGCGCCATGGAGCTCGCGTACGCGTTCCGGTCGTCGCTGCCGTACTGCGTCGTCCGCATGAGCACCATGCACGTCTACTACTCCTTCATGATG AGGTTCCCGACGGGGTTCTCGCGGCAGCACCTGCCGCGGGAGCGCACGGACGTGGTGCTCCGGGACCCGGGCGGCAAGGCGTGGGTGGTGCTCTACATCCCCAACACGAGGGACCGGCTGTCGCGCGGGTGGTGCGCCTTCGCGCGCGGCAACTGCCTGGAGGAAGGGGACTACTGCGTCTTcgagctcgtcggcgccgccgagtTCCGCGTCCACGTCTTCCGCGTCGCCGAGCCGCCCGTGCCGGCGGTCAGGCTCCGGGAGCGACTCGCCTGA
- the LOC117855719 gene encoding putative ABC transporter B family member 8, with protein sequence MAKKKASAPAGTGGGGERPMSIRGMFRFADRVDVLLMVLGTLGAIGDGCSTNLLLIFASDVMNALGYGRGGGGGGGATVDFMHEVEKSCLNFVYLAFAVLAVAFMEGYCWSRTSERQVLRIRYLYLQAILRQEVGFFDSQEATTSEIINSISKDASLIQEVLSEKVPLFLMHSTVFVSGLAFATYFCWRLALISFPLVLLLIIPGLIYGKYLLYLSRQSRHEYANANSLVEQALGSIKTVYSFTAEKRIIQKYTAILDKTIELGIKQGIAKGLAVGFTGLSFAIWAFLAWYGGRLVMHHQASGGRIYAAGISFVLGGLSLGMALPELKHFTEASVAATRILDRINRVPQINADDPKGLVLDQIRGELQFESVRFVYPSRPNMPVLKDFNLQIPAGQTIALVGSSGSGKSTAIALVQRFYDASEGTVKIDGFDIKELQLKWIRSKMGLVSQDHALFGTSIKENILFGKPDATMDEVYAAAMTANAHNFIRGLPEEYETKIGERGALLSGGQKQRIAIARAIIKNPAILLLDEATSALDSESEKLVQHALDQASMGRTTLVVAHKLSTVKNADQIAVVDGGAIAEIGTHDELINKGGTYSRLVKLQKMVSYIDQENEQFRASSVARTSTSRHSVSRASPMPLTPAVLKEISSDVSPPAPSFSRLLAMNAPEWRQAVIGSLSALVYGSLQPIYAITIGGMIAAFFVQDHNEMNAIIRRYALIFCSLSMVSIVVNLLQHYNFAYMGEHLVRRIRVQVLEKILTFEAAWFDEETNSSGALCSRLSNEASLVKTLVADRMSLLLQTASGIIIAVTMGLIVAWKLALVMIAVQPTTMICYYAKKIVLSNVSRDLAKAQYQSTQIAIEAVYNHRMVTSFGCSSKVLQLFEHAQEEPLKRARKKSWVAGLTTGLSPCLSFLSWALDFWYGGKLAQSGEISAGDVFKTFFVLVSTGKLIADAGSMTSDLAKGANAVASVFEVLDRKSISPQNSQVEKEDQKKKIQGRIEFKKVDFSYPTRPECLILQDFSLDVKAGTSVGLVGRSGCGKSTIIGLIQRFYDVDRGAVRIDGMDVREMNILWFRGFTALVSQEPAMFSGSVRDNIAFGKPEADEDEIVEAAKAANAHEFISSLKDGYDTDCGEHGIQLSGGQKQRIAIARAIIRNPAILLLDEATSALDAQSEQVVQEALDRIMSGRTTIVVAHRLNTIKNVDSIAFLGEGKVVERGSYPQLMNKKGAFYNLATLQK encoded by the exons AtggcgaagaagaaggcgagTGCCCCGgcgggcaccggcggcggcggcgagcggccgatGAGCATCCGCGGCATGTTCCGGTTCGCGGACCGGGTGGACGTCCTGCTCATGGTGCTGGGCACTCTGGGGGCCATCGGCGACGGGTGCTCCACCAACCTGCTGCTCATCTTCGCCAGCGACGTGATGAACGCTCTCGGgtacgggcgcggcggcggcggcggcggcggcgcgaccgtGGATTTCATGCACGAGGTGGAGAAG TCGTGCCTGAATTTCGTGTACCTGGCGTTCGCGGTCTTGGCGGTGGCGTTCATGG AAGGATACTGCTGGAGCCGGACGAGCGAGCGGCAGGTGCTGCGGATCCGGTACCTGTACCTGCAGGCCATCCTGCGGCAGGAGGTGGGCTTCTTCGACTCGCAGGAGGCCACAACCTCAGAGATCATCAACAGCATCTCCAAGGATGCGTCCCTCATCCAGGAGGTCCTCAGCGAGAAG GTCCCTCTATTTCTGATGCACTCTACTGTCTTCGTCTCCGGACTGGCCTTCGCCACTTATTTCTGCTGGAGGCTGGCTCTGATCTCTTTTCCTCTGGTCCTGCTTCTCATAATCCCGGGGTTGATCTACGGCAAGTACCTTCTCTACCTCTCCCGCCAGTCGCGCCATGAGTATGCCAATGCCAATTCCCTGGTTGAGCAAGCGCTGGGCTCGATCAAGACTGTCTACTCATTCACAGCCGAGAAGAGGATCATCCAGAAGTACACGGCGATCCTTGACAAGACGATCGAGCTGGGGATAAAGCAGGGCATTGCGAAGGGTCTCGCTGTTGGATTCACCGGCCTTTCTTTCGCCATTTGGGCCTTCCTTGCATGGTATGGCGGCAGGTTGGTGATGCACCATCAGGCAAGTGGTGGGAGGATATATGCTGCTGGGATTTCCTTCGTCTTGGGTGGCCT GTCCCTTGGAATGGCACTCCCTGAGCTGAAACATTTCACTGAGGCATCTGTTGCTGCCACGAGAATTCTCGATCGGATAAACCGTGTACCCCAGATCAACGCTGACGACCCGAAGGGCCTTGTTTTGGATCAAATCCGGGGAGAGCTTCAGTTTGAATCTGTCCGTTTTGTGTACCCGTCAAGGCCAAATATGCCAGTCCTCAAAGACTTCAACCTCCAGATTCCTGCTGGGCAAACCATCGCTCTGGTTGGGTCTAGTGGCAGCGGCAAGTCAACCGCAATAGCGCTAGTGCAGCGCTTTTATGATGCCAGTGAAGGAACTGTCAAGATTGATGGTTTCGACATTAAGGAACTCCAACTCAAGTGGATCAGGAGCAAAATGGGGCTTGTCAGCCAAGATCATGCATTGTTTGGTACTTCAATAAAAGAGAACATCCTGTTTGGCAAACCAGACGCGACCATGGATGAAGTGTATGCAGCAGCCATGACCGCAAATGCTCACAACTTCATAAGGGGGCTTCCCGAAGAATACGAGACTAAG ATTGGCGAGCGTGGGGCATTGTTATCAGGTGGACAAAAGCAGCGTATTGCCATTGCAAGGGCAATTATCAAGAATCCTGCTATACTTTTGCTTGACGAAGCCACGAGTGCACTTGATTCAGAATCAGAGAAGTTGGTGCAGCATGCGCTTGATCAAGCATCTATGGGACGGACAACTCTG GTAGTAGCTCATAAGCTTTCAACCGTGAAGAATGCTGATCAAATTGCTGTAGTTGATGGCGGTGCAATAGCTGAAATTGGTACACATGATGAATTGATCAACAAAGGGGGCACATACTCAAGACTTGTGAAGTTGCAGAAGATGGTGAGTTACATCGATCAAGAAAATGAACAATTTAGGGCTTCATCAGTGGCCAGGACCAGCACCAGCCGTCACAGCGTGTCCAGAGCAAGTCCAATGCCACTTACACCAGCTGTCTTAAAGGAAATTAGTTCTGATGTTTCCCCACCTGCACCATCTTTCTCCAGGCTTCTTGCAATGAATGCACCAGAGTGGAGGCAGGCAGTCATAGGCAGTCTGTCTGCATTGGTATATGGTTCCTTGCAGCCCATCTATGCCATAACCATCGGAGGAATGATTGCTGCATTCTTTGTTCAGGACCACAATGAGATGAATGCAATAATCAGACGGTATGCCTTGATCTTCTGTTCACTGTCCATGGTATCCATTGTCGTAAATCTATTGCAACACTACAATTTTGCATACATGGGGGAGCATCTTGTTAGGCGAATCCGAGTCCAAGTACTTGAAAAGATCTTAACCTTTGAGGCAGCATGGTTTGATGAAGAAACAAATTCAAGTGGTGCGTTGTGCTCTCGGCTAAGCAATGAAGCTTCTCTTGTCAAAACCCTTGTTGCAGACAGAATGTCCTTACTGCTTCAAACAGCTTCTGGAATTATAATTGCGGTGACAATGGGCCTGATAGTAGCTTGGAAGCTTGCTCTTGTCATGATAGCTGTACAACCAACTACAATGATATGCTACTATGCCAAAAAGATAGTACTCTCAAATGTTTCAAGGGACCTGGCAAAGGCTCAGTACCAAAGTACTCAGATTGCCATAGAAGCTGTTTACAACCACAGGATGGTAACCTCCTTTGGTTGCTCGTCAAAGGTTCTTCAGCTCTTCGAGCATGCACAAGAGGAACCATTGAAAAGAGCAAGGAAGAAGTCATGGGTAGCAGGGCTGACCACAGGATTGTCACCTTGCCTCTCATTCTTATCATGGGCACTGGACTTTTGGTATGGTGGGAAGCTGGCACAGTCCGGGGAGATCTCAGCGGGTGATGTTTTCAAAACTTTTTTCGTCCTGGTGAGCACAGGAAAGCTGATTGCTGATGCTGGTAGCATGACATCAGACCTGGCAAAGGGAGCAAATGCAGTTGCTTCTGTATTTGAGGTGCTAGATAGGAAATCTATCTCTCCACAAAATTCACAG GTGGAAAAGGAAGaccagaagaagaaaatacAAGGAAGAATAGAGTTCAAAAAGGTAGACTTTTCGTATCCAACAAGACCAGAATGCCTTATCCTACAGGATTTTAGCTTGGATGTGAAAGCGGGAACAAGTGTTGGCCTGGTTGGGAGAAGTGGTTGTGGTAAATCTACTATCATAGGTTTGATCCAAAGATTCTATGATGTTGATAGAGGGGCCGTAAGGATTGATGGCATGGATGTGAGGGAGATGAATATTCTTTGGTTTCGAGGATTTACAGCTCTTGTTAGTCAGGAGCCAGCAATGTTTTCAGGTAGTGTCAGGGATAACATTGCTTTTGGTAAACCagaagctgatgaagatgagattGTGGAGGCCGCAAAAGCTGCAAATGCACATGAGTTCATATC ATCATTGAAGGATGGATATGATACTGATTGTGGAGAGCACGGTATACAACTCTCAGGAGGACAGAAGCAAAGAATTGCAATTGCAAGGGCAATAATCCGGAATCCAGCAATACTACTGCTTGATGAAGCAACAAGTGCACTTGATGCACAGTCAGAGCAAGTGGTGCAGGAAGCTCTTGATCGAATAATGTCAGGGAGGACCACAATCGTGGTGGCACATCGACTAAACACAATCAAGAATGTAGACTCAATTGCTTTCCTGGGCGAGGGTAAGGTGGTGGAGCGTGGCTCTTACCCACAGCTCATGAACAAGAAAGGGGCTTTCTACAACCTCGCGACTCTTCAGAAGTAA